The genomic window TAAATTAAAATCTTTTGAAGCTGCAGAGTTCTTAAGCATTCCAAAAGAAAAGGTTTACCAAATGGTAAAAGACGGCACTCTTAAAATAAATGAAACTTATACTACAAAAAATGGACATGAAGGATATTTATTTTTAAGAAGAGATGTTGAAGAACTAGCACAGAAAATTAATAACTGATCAAAGTTTCACTAGTTTTGCATATTTTGGATCCAATAATTTTTTTCCACACTTTTTAAAATCAACATTGACTAATAATCTTTGTCCCTGACCAAAAACTTGCTCAACAACACCAATACCAAATTTTGCATGCTCCACTTTATCACCGACAGAAAGCAAGCTTTGAGCTTTGAGTTCTGAGCTTTGAGGTTTAGGTTTTAAAATACATAATTTATTATTTTTAATCTTTTCATCAAGCCCACCATAAAAGCCACTCAAAAGTTTCGTAGGTGCTTCTTCTAAGAATCTGCTAGGACTTGAAAAGCTACTTAAGCCAAATAATCTTCTCTTTATTGCATAGGTAAAGTAAAGTTTTTCCATTGCACGTGTTACACCTACATACATTAATCTTCTTTCTTCCTCTAGTTCACTTGAATCTAAAGAATCAATAGATTTAATATGAGGGAAAACACCTTCTTCTAACCCACAAATAAAAACCACAGGGAATTCAAGTCCCTTAGCTAGATGTAACGTCATTAAAGTTATTTTATTTGTGGTTTGTTTTAAATTATCCAGATCAGTATAGAGAGAAATTTGTGTAAGAAAATCCCCCAGTAGGGGCAAGTCGTGACTTGCCCCTACTTCAAACTCACTTGCGAATGAAAATAATTCCTGAACATTAGCAAGTCTTTCTTCTGAATCAAGAGTGCCTTCTTCTTCAAGTTCATCCCAATACCCTGATTTTTTTAAAAGTACACTTAGTAAATCACTTACAGAAAGAGACTTTGAAGCTTTTCTTAAATATTCAATAAGATGGGTAAAGCTTTGAACAGAAACAATTGTTTTTTCTGGCAGATCTGATACATCAGATATTTCTAATAATGTTTTGTACAAAGAAAAATTGTTCTTATTTGCAAATTCTTCAATTTTTACAAGTGTAGTTGCACCTAATCCACGCTTAGGTACATTAATTATTCTTTTTAATGAAACAGAATCACTTGGGTTATAAATAACTTTTAGATAAGCAATTACATCTTTAATTTCTTTTCTTTCATAAAATCTAAAGCCACCTACAATTTGATATGGAATGTTTCTTTTAATCAATGCTTCTTCAATTACCCTGCTTTGAGCATTGGTTCTGTATAAAACTCCAACATCACTATATTTGTAATTTGATTTTAAAAGTCTTAGAGTTTCCTTAGCTACATAATTTGCTTCTTCAACTTCATCACAAGCTTCAAAGCAGATAACTTTCTCGCCTTTTTCTTTTGATGGCAGTAAAATCTTTTCAATTCTTTCTTTGTTATTTTTAATTATTGAATCAGCAACATTTAATATTGTTTCAGTAGAACGATAATTTTTTTCAAGTTTTATAAGAGTATGTTCAGGAAAATCATTTCTAAATCCTAAAATAATTCTAAAGTCTGCCCCTCTCCAGGAATAAATGCTTTGATCAACATCACCAACAACTGCAATACCTCTACCTTTCCATATGTTACTTTTATCTGAGATATTTTTTCTTTCTTCTTTTGTAAGTCCTTCAGAAATCAATCGAACTAATTCGTACTGAATTAAATTAGTATCCTGAAACTCATCTACAAGTACATGTTTAAATCTATTGTGGTAATAATGTCTTATCTCTTTATTTTGCTCTAAAAGTTTTACTGTATATAAAAGCAAGTCATCAAAATCCAAAGCATTATTTTTTATTAATTCTTTTTGATAGAGATCAAATATCTCAGATATTTTTATTTCTCTATGATTTTTTGCAATGTCACCAAAAGTTTTAGGATCATAGCCTTGAGATTTAAGAGAACTAATAAATGCTCTAATATTTTTAGGCACATAAACTTTTTTATCCATGTCAAGTGCTTGAATTGCTTCCTTGACTAAGTTTGTGCTGTCTGACTCATCATAGATTACAAAATTATTTGTTAATTTTTTATTTATTTCATTTTCAAAGTTAAGCTTATGTATGTCATGACGCAATATTCTTCCACAAATACTATGAAATGTTCCTACCCAAAGAGAACTTACTTCTTCTTTAGGTAAAAGCTGAATCAAACGTTCTTTCATTTCTAAAGCAGCTTTATTTGTAAACGTTACTGCTAAAATACTTTCTCGTGTAAAACCATTAGAAACTAAGAAAGCTATTCTGTTAGTCAAGACCTTGGTTTTACCCGAGCCAGCTCCAGCAACAATTAACAGTGGCCCGTCGCCATGAGTAACTGCCAAAATCTGGTTTTCGTTTAGTAAGGAAAAAAGATCTTCTTGAATGCTAATATTTGAATACAACTTATTACTTAAATTATTTTTGTAGATCATATATTAGTATTTTATTAACAATTATTGTGGAAGGAAGTTAAAACAATTTACAGCTCTGAGAAAAAAAGTATGGGTGGAACTGGGCAATTAACGATGCCTACTATTGATACTTTAGTTGAAGAACTAAAGCTAATACAAAATATAGGCACAAGAAAAATCGCAATAATTGGAACCAGGAACTTATCCTTAACGCACCAGCAATTAGTAGAGATCTTAGCTTATGCATTAGTTATAAGTGGAAACATAATTATAACAAGTGGTGGTTCTAGCGGTGTTAATTCTGCAGTTATTAAAGGTGCTTGTAGAGCTGATCAAAGTAAGTTAGAAGTAATTCTTCCTCAAACAATAGGTCAGCAACCAACAGATGTACAAAATGCATTGATTGGAATTAAAGGAGTACTAGAACATCCAGATAGACAAAACATGACATTAGCTGATGCAAGTAGAATTTGTAACAGAGAAATTGTAGAAAGTGCCCATCAATTAATTTGTTTCTTATATCACGATAGTCATACTTTAAAAGAAGCACTGGAATATGCACATATGCAGCATAAAATTGTAACAGTATTTTATTTAGATTAATCAATAATTATGTTCAGGTATACTAATAAATGTACTTTTCAAACCCTTAAATTCTGCTCCTCTGATCTCTGATTTCTGATTTTGCCCTTGTGGCGGAATGGTAGACGCAACGGACTTAAAATCCGTTGGGCTGAACAAGCTCGTGCCGGTTCGACTCTGGCCAAGGGCAGGGATTAGCTAGCTTTTCTTTCACTCTTTAGTTCTTGATAGAAAGCATCCAGATCCTTTGGGGCTTTTACAGTTTTTTTGTATTCCTCAAACTTAGCTGCTTTTTTCCTTGTATGTTCTAAATATTCCTTGGCATTCATGTGCTTAGTTTCGTGATAATTTTTTTCACGGATGTCATGTATTTGTTTCATAGGTTCTGGCTCTGTATTCATAATGTTATTATACTCTTATTTACCCAAAAACAGCTTGGGTGAAACAAGCTCTATCAAGCCAAATCCTTCGCGCTGATTAACCAAGTGAACACCCCAAATCACTTTTGCTTTAACTATGTGTTTAAAATTCCAAGATATTAAAAAATCGCAATTATTTACAGTTGCTGTTGCTATATGGATAGCATCATCTTTAAATGTTTCTGGTATAAGCTTTTCAGTCACATAAATGTCAGCTAATTTTAATGCACTTTCATCCGAATAAACAAGTGTAGGTTTAAAAATATCTATTAATTTTGTAAGTCCTTCTTTCCTTTTACCATGTGCATCGTTGGTTTCAGCTTCGACCAGATCAGAAATAAATAGTGAATATTCGTTATTATTACTTACACTCTTTAAAAATTCATAAGTAACTATGCTATCCGGTCTTTCAGTTTCAAGTGCAAAATTCCAGACAGAAGTATCAATATAAAGTTTTAGTGTTTTATCCATACGCAACTAATTATATAGTACTTTTCTATCAGCTTTATTTACCACAATAGAGCCTTAAAGTTTCATATTGATTTTCGATTTTTAATGATGCTCATGCAATTCATCAAGTGATGAAAGATCTACTTTTAATCCTGGTCCCATTGTTGAGCTTATATAAACTGATCTTAAATAAATTCCTTTTGCACTAGGTGGTTTAACTCGATTAATTGCATCCATTACAGCACTAAAGTTTTGCAACAATTTTCCTTTGTCAAAAGAAATTTTTCCAATTGGTATATGAACTATACCACTATCTTTTTCAGCTCTAAAAGAAACCTTACCTGCTTTTAGTTCTTTAATTGCTTTAGTTAAATCATTTGAAACAGTTCCGTCCTTTGGATTTGGCATTAAACCTTTTGGACCAAGAAGCTTACCAAGCTTTGCCATCTGGCTCATCATATCTGGAGTTGCAACTAACTTATCAAAATCAAGCCACCCTCCTCCAATCTTTCCAATGAGTTCTTCGGAACCTACAATGTCAGCACCTGCTTTTTCAGCATCTTTTACTTTTTCACCTTTTGTAATTACCGCGATTTTTATTTTTTTCCCTGTTCCGCCTGGAAGTGGTACTGAACTTCTTACTTGTTGATCACTTTGTTTAGCATCTATTCCAAGTCTTACAGAGAGTTCTACAGTTTGATCAAACTTTGTTTTTACTTTTTCTGAGATTTCTTTAATTTTAGATATTGCTTCTTTGGGAGTATAAAGTTTTTTATCTCCTAAAAGTTCATTGATTTGTTTTTTACGTTTTGTTAAGGTTTGCATTTTTCGATTTTTGATTTCCTTATTTGACAATTCTCAATTCTCAATTTTCTATTGTAACTCCCATGCTTCTAGCAGTTCCCATCACAATATTCATTGCAGCTTTAATATCAAGTGCATTTAGGTCAGGCATTTTATCTTTTGCAATTTCTTCGACTTGAGCTTTAGTTAACTTGCCGACTTTTTCACGGTTTGGAATTCCTGAGCCTTTTTCAATTTTTAATTTCTTTTTAATCATGTCTGATACTGGTGGTGTCTTAGTTATAAAATCAAATGATCTGTCTTCGTAGACATTAATTACAACTGGAATAATTTGTCCTGCTTTATCTTTTGTCTTTTCATTGTATTCCTTACAAAAAGCCATAATGTTTACACCATGTTGACCAAGTGCTGGACCAATTGGTGGAGCTGGATTTGCTTTTCCTGCTTCAATCTGAAGTTTGATTTGAGTGTGTAATTTTTTCTTTTTCTTTTTGAGTGTAGCCATAGAGCATATAATTTAACACATTTACATTAAACCTGTGTAGGGGCTGTATAGAGGCGTAGCATGCTACGCCCCTACAAATTATGTAATTACTTCATCTCTAAATGTATTCAGTGAACATATTTTTAACCTGTTCTTAAAAAGCATTTAAATGCTTAAAAGAAATTAATGTAATCAAAGTTAATTTTAGTCTGATATTACCTTTATATAAGAGTGATTTATCAATTAAAAGTTAATTTTATTTCAAGTATTCCTGCAGTAACTGCTCCCCAAAAGACTGCTAGTAGTGAAGAAGAGCACATAAAACTACTTATTGAAGATTTAGATTCAGATGTATTTAATATAAGACAAAAAGCTGCAAAAGAATTAATTAGCAAAGGACAAAAGCTATTAGATGTTATAGGTACTAAAAACAATAGCGGAAGAAAGGATTTAGAATTCTTTTTAAGAGAATTATTAAAAGCAAAGCAAGAAGGGTCTGCAGAGGTAAAAAGAAGAGTTACTTTTGAAATCAGGAATTCACTAATGGAAACAGCTATGCAAAAACTTGAAAATAAATATAGGGCTTCCTTCAATTTTTCTAATTTAGAGATTTATATCGATAAAGCAATAGAGAAGCATCAAAACCAATTTCTAGATGATATTTTTCTTTTAATGGATGTAGAAATCTTTCCTGAGTCCTATGGAATGCATATAAAAAAACAAATCGCAGCTTGTCACCATACACCCGTAGCATATTTGATCAAACTTTCTTCTGAGGAAAAATCTGACGCTGTAAAAATTGGATTAGCAAATAATTTTGTAACTCCACTCAGTATATTAAAAATATTAAGCACTGAAAGTAACCCTGAAATTAGAGCTCTTGTTGCTAAAAATCCCAATTGCCTAGAGGATGTAAGAATAAAGCTAAGCACTGATAAAGAAATTCATGTAAGAACTGTTGCTGCATCACAGATTATTGATACAAAAACGCTAGAAAGATTATGTGATGATCTGGCTCACGAGGTAAGAACCGAGGTTGCACGTAATTCTCATGCTACGTCACAAATTCTAGAAAGATTATGTGATGATCTGGCTCATGAGGTAAGAACCGAGGTTGCACGTAATTCTTATGCTACGTCACAAATTCTAGAGAAGCTTCATAAAGATAAAGATAATTATGTACGACGTTGTGTTGCTATTCACCGAAATACACCCAAAAAAGTATTAGAAGTACTTGCTAAAGATGATAATGATTATGTACGAGCTTATGTTGCCGAGAATAAAGCTATAGCACCAGAAATTTTAGAATTGCTTGCTGAAGATAAATTTGACGACGTACGAAAGAGCGTTGCCAGACATCAAAAGACTGAACTTAAAGCCTTAGAAATACTTTTACATGATAGCAATGAAAATGTACGTAGCTCTGTAGCACAACATCCAAATGCAAGTATCAAGATCCTAAAACATTTATCAGGAGATGAATCAGTTTTAGTAAGGAGAGCCTTAGTTAAGAACGAAAATACACCAAGCGAGATTCTACTAAAGCTAAGTCAGGATGAAAGAATAAACAGATACAATACCTTTCAAAGTGACGAATATATGGGGTTTGCAGTTGGGTTAGCAAGCCATAAGAACACTCCGACTGTTGTTTTAGCCAAGCTAAGCCAAAATTACTTTCCAGTGGTAAGAGAAACAGTAGGACAAAATCCAAGCACTCCTATTGATGTTTTAAAAAAACTACTTAAAGATGACTTTGAAACTGTAAGGGATATTGCTCGAAAAAGATTAGAAAAAAAGTAACAATGCTAATTATGTTATTACCTCATCTCTTGAAGCAGCTAATACTCCCATTGCTAAAAAGCACTTAAACACTATAGAGTAATCTTTATCTGTAAATTCAACTTGATTATCACTAATTCTTTTTACATTTGGAATAAGCTCACATGAATCAGCATGGTTCGTTTCTGCAAAAGTAATTGTAATTGTTGTTGGAGAATTTATTTTAAAAACTTTCCATTTAACTTTTTCTTTAATTGCTTTAATTGCTCCTTCTTTTAAATTTAATAAATTTGTTTCAAAAGGATATGACAGTGCAGAGTATCTGCTTAGACCTTTTTTAGTTTGAACTGTAATAATTTGGCTCTCAAGTAAATTTTGTGCTTCAAAACATGTTTCTTCGTCTCCTGAAACAAAAACAACAGGTACATTAAAATGTCCTGCTAGCGCAGCATTTAAACCTACTTCACCTACAGGTATTTTATTTAATAAAACTTGTTTTATTATTCTTGGGCGGTAAGTATGACTAAGAGTAGATTTTGAGCCTGCCATGGCATGATAACCTGTAAAAAACACTGCATCAAAATTTTTTTCTATTCCTGAAACCATTGAGAAGGGTCTTTGCCAGCCAGAAACAACCTCAACTTCAGGAACAAGTGAATTATCTAAATTTCTCATGTGGTTGTGAGAATCATTTATTACAATTTCTTTTATGCCAGATTCTTTTAAACCAGCTGTAATTGCATTTAACTCTTTTGACCACCTAATAAGTGTTTCTTTGTAAGATTTTCCATTAGGATAAATTTGATCAGGATGACATACACCACTTACACCTTCTAAATCTGCCGAGATTAATACTTTCATTTTTGTAATTGTAATAATGATTTATAATAATCAATCATTTTCTTTAGCCCATCTTCCAGCAAAATCTTTGGCCCCCATTTTAAAATTTGTTTTGCTCTTGTAATATCTGGCCTTCTACGTTTGGGATCTGCATCAGGCAAGGGTTTAAAAACAATTTCACTCTTTGAACTTGTAAGTTTTTTTATGATATTTGCCAACTCTAAGATTGTAAACTCATTTGGATTCCCAAGATTAATTGGTAAGTTATAATCTGCATCCATTAATCTTAGTATTCCTTCCACTAAATCAGAAATATACTGAAAACTTCTTGTTTGAGAACCATCTCCGTAAACTGTTAATGGTTTATTTGTGAGTGCTTGATAAATAAAATTTGAAATTACTCTTCCATCATCAGGTCTCATGCGAGGACCATAAGTATTAAAAATCCTTGCGATTCTTACATTAATCTTATGAAAGTGGTGATACGCTATTGTAGTAGCTTCTGCAAAACGTTTTGCTTCATCATATACGGAGCGTTCAGAAATAGGATCTACATTTCCAACATATGTTTCTTTTTGAGGATGTTCAAGAGGATCTCCATAAACTTCTGATGTACTTGCAAGAAAAAATTTTGCTTTTTTTGCTTTTGCTAGACCAAGCGAGTTTATTGTGCCGCTTGAACCTGCTTTTAAAATTTGAATTGGTAATGTTTTAAAATCAGCTGGTGATGCCGGGCTTGCAAAATGCAAAACCCAATCAACCTTACCATCTATCTCAAGATATTTACAAACATTTTGTTCAATAAAAGTTAGATTTTTATGTAAGGTTAGATTTTCAGTTTTACCAGTAATTAAGTTATCAAAAACAACAATCTGGTGATCAAGCCAAAGAAATTTATCTACCAAATGTGAACCAATAAAACCTGCTCCGCCTGTAATTACAATTCGCATAGTCTACATTCTAACCACAAATGTTTGTAAAGAGAGTACTACATAAAGGTTTTTGCTATTAAAATCACTAAACTCTTCTTGCCACAGAAATAAAATATAAAATGATAACCATGAGTTCTCTTAAAAAACAAATTGTTGTTGTTGGCAATAATGTTACAGGTAGTGAAGTTTATGCTCTCGCATATGAAGTAGGTTCTGAAATTGCAAAAAAAGGTTATGTACTTATCTGTGGAGGAAGAGGCGGAGTAATGGAAGCTGCCTGTAAAGGTGCAAAAAAAAATAAAGGACTAACGGTTGGCATTTTTACCAGAACGAGATGTAAGTAACGCAAATGAATATCTAGATATTGTCATTCCAAGCGGGATAAATTTAGCAAGAAATTTTATAGTCCAAAACTCTGGCAGTGCAATTATTATGATTGGTGGCGGTTATGGAACATTGTCTGAGCTTTCTTATGCATTAAGTTTACATAAGAAAGTAATTTCACTAAAAAGTCAATGGGAAAATATTTCTACTGATATTGTTAAAGCATCTTCTCCAAAAGATGCAGTAGAAAAAGCAATTTTGAATCTTTAATATATTACTTTTCTGAGCAAACTTTTCCGATTACTACTCCTGTACCTAAGAAGAGAGCAAGGTAGTAAACAAAAACATTATAGAGGAGTATCTTTTTTGAGTAAGTAATGAATATCCACGACCAGAAATGAACAGGAATTGTTAGAAACCATAATAAAAGAAAAAACTTAATTCCTTTTTCAATACCTGAACCACTAAATGCATTTTGCCTTACAGAAAACACATAAGCCCACAAAGTATTTGTAAGTAAAAATGCAACAAAATATTTAAGTGCCCTGTTTGGATCCCTTGAAAGTAAATTAGGATGTCTGAGTAATCCTTCTTGTGCACAGTAACAATTTTTTAAAAGTATTTGTGTTCCAAGCAAGTCAGCTACAAGATAAAAAATAACTATGCCAACAATACTTGAAAGAAACGCTGCAATGATAACTTTTTTGCTCATGGTTTTTCCCTCTATTCTCCTTTGACTAGCCAGGAAAATAGCTTAGATCAAAGAATTAATATTGGGAATATCCCATTGATTTATATCTTTACAAAAGTCTAGCAAATAAAGTAGTAAAGCATCTTCTTTAGATCTTTAATATATTACAATTTAGAATTTGAGGATCAACATACTTATAAAAGATTTAAAAGATTGCACAGAATTTATAGCAGGCGACAATTCAGTTTTAAGAGAACTTTTACATCCAGTAGATCCAGCATGGAAGAAAGAGGATGAAGAAATAATAAATAAGGGTAAGCTATAATTAAATATGTTTTTATTTTTTGAATCCTGACTTTTAATTTTTCTCTTTATTCGCCGTATCGTTTTTCCTGGGGTCGTAGTTCAGTTGGTTAGAACGCATGCCTGTCACGCATGAGGTCGCGAGTTCGAGTCTCGTCGGCCCCGCCAGTTTTAATCTTTTAAGCAATAATTAGAAAAACGATATATCGTCTCTCGTGTCCTCGTATGTCCTCGTAACTGGAGGATGTAATGAAGGATGTGTTAACTCTTGCTGAAATTGCAAGGGAATTACGAGTTTCTGTAAAAACAGTTCAAAGGTTAGCCAGTTCAGGAGAATTACCAGCAATAACAGTACCAAGACGTAGAGGTTTTACTTATGTAGTACCGCTGCAAAACTACTTTGACTGGAAAAGGGATTTTAAAAGTAAGAAAGAAGAAAGCAAATCACTTTCTGACTTGAAAGCTGTTAAGCAATTTCAAGATGAATGGATTTTATGGTCTAGAAATGGCTTATTAATCGGTAAGCCTTTAAGTGAAAATACAATTGATACTAATAGACGGTACTTAAATTTCTTCTTAAACAATATTCCAAGAAGATTTAAGCCTGAGCCAGTTATTAGCCTGGATAATCTAAGGGATGTCTTTAGTCAAACAGATCCTAAAAGCTTTTCTGTAAGAGACAATACTTACAAAGCTTTAAGGTCTTTTGTAAGGTTTTTAATAGCTAGGAAAGTAGCAACGGAGAGTTTACTTACGGAGCTGAAAAAAGCTAAGCCTAAGAGGGTTTATCCAGCAAAGAGACTGCATTGCACACTTGAACAATTTGAAAAGCTATTAGAAGAAGCTGGTAAAAAATACCACTGCCAAAGTGGGTATGATGTATTACTCAACGTTGCAACGATTGCAACGATAGGTTTCACTGGTCTAAGGGCAAGTGAGTTAATTAATCTTAGATTACAAGATGTAGATCTGGTAAACAGAAAACTGTTCGTTTATCTGGGCAAGGGTAAAAAGAATAGGTTTGTGGGAATCTCTAATCGGTTACATGAAATCTTGGTTTCTTATTTAAAGCTTAGACCAAAAACAAAACCAGATAATTTCTTTGTGACTTATTCTAACTTAAATAAAGAACCTGTGAAAATTGACAGAGATGTTCTGCTTCACAAGGTAAAGAGATTAGCTAAAAGAGTAGGGTTTGATATT from Candidatus Melainabacteria bacterium includes these protein-coding regions:
- a CDS encoding UvrD-helicase domain-containing protein; the protein is MIYKNNLSNKLYSNISIQEDLFSLLNENQILAVTHGDGPLLIVAGAGSGKTKVLTNRIAFLVSNGFTRESILAVTFTNKAALEMKERLIQLLPKEEVSSLWVGTFHSICGRILRHDIHKLNFENEINKKLTNNFVIYDESDSTNLVKEAIQALDMDKKVYVPKNIRAFISSLKSQGYDPKTFGDIAKNHREIKISEIFDLYQKELIKNNALDFDDLLLYTVKLLEQNKEIRHYYHNRFKHVLVDEFQDTNLIQYELVRLISEGLTKEERKNISDKSNIWKGRGIAVVGDVDQSIYSWRGADFRIILGFRNDFPEHTLIKLEKNYRSTETILNVADSIIKNNKERIEKILLPSKEKGEKVICFEACDEVEEANYVAKETLRLLKSNYKYSDVGVLYRTNAQSRVIEEALIKRNIPYQIVGGFRFYERKEIKDVIAYLKVIYNPSDSVSLKRIINVPKRGLGATTLVKIEEFANKNNFSLYKTLLEISDVSDLPEKTIVSVQSFTHLIEYLRKASKSLSVSDLLSVLLKKSGYWDELEEEGTLDSEERLANVQELFSFASEFEVGASHDLPLLGDFLTQISLYTDLDNLKQTTNKITLMTLHLAKGLEFPVVFICGLEEGVFPHIKSIDSLDSSELEEERRLMYVGVTRAMEKLYFTYAIKRRLFGLSSFSSPSRFLEEAPTKLLSGFYGGLDEKIKNNKLCILKPKPQSSELKAQSLLSVGDKVEHAKFGIGVVEQVFGQGQRLLVNVDFKKCGKKLLDPKYAKLVKL
- a CDS encoding HEAT repeat domain-containing protein, whose amino-acid sequence is MIYQLKVNFISSIPAVTAPQKTASSEEEHIKLLIEDLDSDVFNIRQKAAKELISKGQKLLDVIGTKNNSGRKDLEFFLRELLKAKQEGSAEVKRRVTFEIRNSLMETAMQKLENKYRASFNFSNLEIYIDKAIEKHQNQFLDDIFLLMDVEIFPESYGMHIKKQIAACHHTPVAYLIKLSSEEKSDAVKIGLANNFVTPLSILKILSTESNPEIRALVAKNPNCLEDVRIKLSTDKEIHVRTVAASQIIDTKTLERLCDDLAHEVRTEVARNSHATSQILERLCDDLAHEVRTEVARNSYATSQILEKLHKDKDNYVRRCVAIHRNTPKKVLEVLAKDDNDYVRAYVAENKAIAPEILELLAEDKFDDVRKSVARHQKTELKALEILLHDSNENVRSSVAQHPNASIKILKHLSGDESVLVRRALVKNENTPSEILLKLSQDERINRYNTFQSDEYMGFAVGLASHKNTPTVVLAKLSQNYFPVVRETVGQNPSTPIDVLKKLLKDDFETVRDIARKRLEKK
- a CDS encoding PIN domain nuclease, with amino-acid sequence MDKTLKLYIDTSVWNFALETERPDSIVTYEFLKSVSNNNEYSLFISDLVEAETNDAHGKRKEGLTKLIDIFKPTLVYSDESALKLADIYVTEKLIPETFKDDAIHIATATVNNCDFLISWNFKHIVKAKVIWGVHLVNQREGFGLIELVSPKLFLGK
- a CDS encoding DNA-processing protein DprA gives rise to the protein MGGTGQLTMPTIDTLVEELKLIQNIGTRKIAIIGTRNLSLTHQQLVEILAYALVISGNIIITSGGSSGVNSAVIKGACRADQSKLEVILPQTIGQQPTDVQNALIGIKGVLEHPDRQNMTLADASRICNREIVESAHQLICFLYHDSHTLKEALEYAHMQHKIVTVFYLD
- a CDS encoding M55 family metallopeptidase, which produces MKVLISADLEGVSGVCHPDQIYPNGKSYKETLIRWSKELNAITAGLKESGIKEIVINDSHNHMRNLDNSLVPEVEVVSGWQRPFSMVSGIEKNFDAVFFTGYHAMAGSKSTLSHTYRPRIIKQVLLNKIPVGEVGLNAALAGHFNVPVVFVSGDEETCFEAQNLLESQIITVQTKKGLSRYSALSYPFETNLLNLKEGAIKAIKEKVKWKVFKINSPTTITITFAETNHADSCELIPNVKRISDNQVEFTDKDYSIVFKCFLAMGVLAASRDEVIT
- a CDS encoding tyrosine-type recombinase/integrase; amino-acid sequence: MKDVLTLAEIARELRVSVKTVQRLASSGELPAITVPRRRGFTYVVPLQNYFDWKRDFKSKKEESKSLSDLKAVKQFQDEWILWSRNGLLIGKPLSENTIDTNRRYLNFFLNNIPRRFKPEPVISLDNLRDVFSQTDPKSFSVRDNTYKALRSFVRFLIARKVATESLLTELKKAKPKRVYPAKRLHCTLEQFEKLLEEAGKKYHCQSGYDVLLNVATIATIGFTGLRASELINLRLQDVDLVNRKLFVYLGKGKKNRFVGISNRLHEILVSYLKLRPKTKPDNFFVTYSNLNKEPVKIDRDVLLHKVKRLAKRVGFDINLHGLRRTFATVAANSGKPINIISLALGHADLKTTQGYLMTSQEEVIKEMQSW
- the rplK gene encoding 50S ribosomal protein L11 yields the protein MATLKKKKKKLHTQIKLQIEAGKANPAPPIGPALGQHGVNIMAFCKEYNEKTKDKAGQIIPVVINVYEDRSFDFITKTPPVSDMIKKKLKIEKGSGIPNREKVGKLTKAQVEEIAKDKMPDLNALDIKAAMNIVMGTARSMGVTIEN
- the rplA gene encoding 50S ribosomal protein L1, whose amino-acid sequence is MQTLTKRKKQINELLGDKKLYTPKEAISKIKEISEKVKTKFDQTVELSVRLGIDAKQSDQQVRSSVPLPGGTGKKIKIAVITKGEKVKDAEKAGADIVGSEELIGKIGGGWLDFDKLVATPDMMSQMAKLGKLLGPKGLMPNPKDGTVSNDLTKAIKELKAGKVSFRAEKDSGIVHIPIGKISFDKGKLLQNFSAVMDAINRVKPPSAKGIYLRSVYISSTMGPGLKVDLSSLDELHEHH
- a CDS encoding SDR family oxidoreductase: MRIVITGGAGFIGSHLVDKFLWLDHQIVVFDNLITGKTENLTLHKNLTFIEQNVCKYLEIDGKVDWVLHFASPASPADFKTLPIQILKAGSSGTINSLGLAKAKKAKFFLASTSEVYGDPLEHPQKETYVGNVDPISERSVYDEAKRFAEATTIAYHHFHKINVRIARIFNTYGPRMRPDDGRVISNFIYQALTNKPLTVYGDGSQTRSFQYISDLVEGILRLMDADYNLPINLGNPNEFTILELANIIKKLTSSKSEIVFKPLPDADPKRRRPDITRAKQILKWGPKILLEDGLKKMIDYYKSLLQLQK